The Kitasatospora setae KM-6054 genome contains a region encoding:
- a CDS encoding DUF4097 family beta strand repeat-containing protein produces MKRWAGAVAVVGLLAVGAVGCGPWESEQHRTVSYEVTGPVTELRVDGDTGGIRVTAGDGPAQVVEKRSWREREPQAVHTLADGVLQLTYSCSDCGVDYQVRVPAGTKLRLVTDTGDVRVRDVTGDVEVKVDTGGIDAQGLGGGSVRLRSGTGDVSAGFTAAPTAAEVRSDTGSVGLTVPAGQPYAVDAHTDTGDSRVSVPTQAGAARTLVARTGTGNVRVSTG; encoded by the coding sequence GTGAAGCGGTGGGCGGGAGCGGTGGCCGTCGTCGGGCTGCTGGCGGTCGGGGCGGTCGGCTGCGGGCCGTGGGAGTCGGAGCAGCACCGGACGGTGTCGTACGAGGTGACCGGACCGGTCACCGAGCTGCGGGTGGACGGCGACACCGGGGGGATCCGGGTGACGGCCGGGGACGGGCCGGCCCAGGTGGTGGAGAAGCGCAGCTGGCGGGAGCGGGAGCCGCAGGCCGTGCACACGCTCGCGGACGGGGTGCTGCAGCTGACGTACTCCTGCTCGGACTGCGGGGTGGACTACCAGGTGCGGGTGCCGGCCGGGACGAAGCTGCGGCTGGTCACCGACACCGGGGACGTCCGGGTGCGGGACGTCACCGGGGACGTCGAGGTGAAGGTGGACACCGGCGGGATCGACGCGCAGGGGCTGGGCGGCGGGAGCGTCCGGCTGCGGTCCGGCACCGGCGACGTGTCGGCCGGCTTCACGGCCGCGCCCACCGCCGCCGAGGTGCGCTCCGACACGGGCAGCGTCGGGCTGACGGTGCCCGCCGGGCAGCCCTATGCGGTGGACGCGCACACCGACACCGGCGACTCCCGGGTGTCCGTCCCGACCCAGGCCGGCGCCGCCCGGACGCTGGTCGCGCGGACCGGCACCGGGAACGTCCGGGTCAGTACCGGTTGA
- a CDS encoding WGR domain-containing protein, whose product MSATVSADPQVTYLELSEDEGSAHKFYEVTVKEAELTIRYGRIGEPGTTKTTVCASPEKAAAQAAKKIGEKVRKGYAPAVRGVRQRRSVTRRQITSTRSTATQAPLLWRFRSGSPAFGVYVGEEHAWVGNEQGDVYTLTTDGRVTGRFGLPDGVKCIVADDWWIYAGCDDGKVYDLGGKVPRVAYEIAQDVDIYWLDIHDGVLGVADERGGLTTVDHEDEFQWRRNAQGSSGWMVRCDAESVYHGWSAGVARYAKRGGDQLWHTRTKGSVLFGWQERDEVFAGTSQGWVHRLRKADGSEAAAYKCDAAVFSCAASPDGEFVFAGDNHSSVYCFAADGTRLWKLGTGCGSAYSMQYRDGRLYLVTTDGSLACLDASQGAVLAAEQGTLPTTAEVSGAGVERVAAGAELETVSVDAAASGGGVEVECVAEGGRLRVRVVTPGYDATMRVQFPKDVRVAGARYLVAEVRRSESGGFYRARGEIKRLL is encoded by the coding sequence ATGTCTGCCACCGTTTCCGCGGACCCGCAGGTGACCTACCTGGAACTCTCCGAGGACGAGGGGAGTGCCCACAAGTTCTACGAAGTCACGGTCAAGGAAGCCGAGTTGACGATCCGCTACGGCCGGATCGGCGAACCGGGCACCACCAAGACCACGGTCTGCGCGAGTCCCGAGAAGGCCGCCGCGCAGGCGGCGAAGAAGATCGGCGAGAAGGTCCGCAAGGGCTACGCCCCGGCCGTCCGGGGCGTGCGCCAGCGCCGCTCGGTGACCCGCCGGCAGATCACCTCCACCCGCTCGACCGCCACCCAGGCGCCGCTGCTGTGGCGCTTCCGCTCCGGCTCGCCCGCGTTCGGCGTGTACGTCGGCGAGGAGCACGCCTGGGTCGGCAACGAGCAGGGCGACGTCTACACGCTGACCACCGACGGGCGGGTCACCGGCCGGTTCGGGCTGCCCGACGGCGTCAAGTGCATCGTCGCCGACGACTGGTGGATCTACGCGGGCTGCGACGACGGCAAGGTGTACGACCTCGGCGGCAAGGTGCCCCGGGTGGCGTACGAGATCGCCCAGGACGTCGACATCTACTGGCTGGACATCCACGACGGCGTGCTCGGCGTCGCCGACGAGCGCGGCGGCCTGACCACCGTCGACCACGAGGACGAGTTCCAGTGGCGGCGCAACGCCCAGGGCTCGTCCGGCTGGATGGTGCGCTGCGACGCCGAGTCGGTCTACCACGGCTGGTCGGCGGGCGTCGCCCGGTACGCCAAGCGCGGCGGCGACCAGCTCTGGCACACCCGGACCAAGGGCTCGGTGCTGTTCGGCTGGCAGGAGCGGGACGAGGTGTTCGCCGGCACCTCGCAGGGCTGGGTGCACCGGCTGCGCAAGGCCGACGGCTCGGAGGCCGCCGCGTACAAGTGCGACGCCGCGGTGTTCTCCTGCGCGGCCTCCCCCGACGGGGAGTTCGTGTTCGCCGGCGACAACCACTCGTCCGTCTACTGCTTCGCCGCCGACGGCACCCGGCTGTGGAAGCTCGGCACCGGCTGCGGCTCGGCGTACAGCATGCAGTACCGCGACGGGCGGCTCTACCTGGTCACCACCGACGGCTCGCTGGCCTGCCTGGACGCCTCGCAGGGCGCCGTGCTGGCCGCTGAGCAGGGCACCCTGCCGACCACCGCCGAGGTGAGCGGCGCGGGCGTCGAGCGGGTCGCCGCGGGCGCCGAGCTGGAGACGGTCAGCGTCGACGCGGCGGCGAGCGGCGGCGGCGTCGAGGTGGAGTGCGTCGCCGAGGGCGGCCGGCTGCGGGTGCGGGTGGTCACCCCCGGCTACGACGCGACGATGCGGGTGCAGTTCCCGAAGGACGTCCGGGTCGCCGGGGCGCGCTACCTGGTCGCCGAGGTGCGGCGCTCCGAGTCCGGCGGGTTCTACCGGGCCCGCGGCGAGATCAAGCGGCTGCTGTGA